In the Enterococcus saigonensis genome, one interval contains:
- the holA gene encoding DNA polymerase III subunit delta: MKAQEALQAIKEKPLAPLYLILGTESYLQNRIKQAFMERLQLEKDDLDFVYFDLEQDPLNLVVAEAQTPSLFSIEDKRLIIAENPLFLTAEKKSNVIEQDLTDFLTYLAAPAESGVVVIIAPYEKLDERKKVSKLLKKQATIIDVQPLKEQEVQRYVRQTFESAQIQLERSAFETFMQLTEMDLTKAMQEVKKLLLYGATGAPLTKEIILQLVPQSLENNIFELTENVLAGNADKALRIYDDLHLQGEETIKINAILIGQVRLLLQTKILMKAGYQQANIAQTLKVHPYRVKLAMQQAKKYAEKQLMVLFDELVENDYLVKTGQMDKEFLFQLFVLKTAK; encoded by the coding sequence ATGAAAGCCCAAGAAGCATTGCAAGCAATTAAAGAAAAACCACTGGCGCCTTTATATCTTATCTTAGGTACTGAAAGTTATTTGCAAAATCGTATTAAACAAGCATTCATGGAGCGGCTACAATTAGAAAAAGATGACTTGGATTTTGTGTATTTTGATTTAGAACAAGATCCTTTGAATTTAGTTGTAGCAGAAGCGCAAACACCATCTTTATTTTCTATTGAAGACAAGCGTTTGATTATTGCTGAAAATCCTTTGTTTTTGACAGCTGAAAAAAAGAGTAATGTGATTGAACAAGACTTAACCGACTTTTTAACGTATCTGGCAGCGCCCGCAGAAAGTGGCGTCGTAGTTATTATTGCGCCATACGAAAAGCTGGACGAACGTAAAAAAGTTAGCAAGTTGCTGAAAAAACAAGCAACGATAATCGATGTCCAACCCTTGAAAGAACAAGAAGTGCAACGTTATGTCCGGCAAACTTTTGAGTCCGCTCAGATTCAGTTAGAACGTAGTGCATTTGAAACCTTTATGCAGCTTACAGAAATGGACTTAACAAAGGCGATGCAAGAAGTGAAGAAGTTGCTATTATATGGAGCAACAGGAGCCCCTCTAACTAAAGAAATAATTTTACAGCTTGTCCCGCAATCTTTGGAGAATAATATTTTTGAGTTGACAGAAAATGTTTTAGCGGGGAATGCCGATAAAGCGTTACGGATATATGATGATTTACATCTACAAGGGGAAGAAACGATTAAAATTAATGCGATTTTAATTGGTCAAGTGCGGTTATTGTTGCAAACTAAGATATTAATGAAAGCGGGGTATCAACAAGCTAATATAGCACAAACGTTAAAAGTTCATCCTTATCGTGTGAAATTAGCAATGCAACAAGCAAAAAAATATGCTGAAAAACAACTAATGGTCTTGTTTGATGAATTGGTTGAAAATGATTACTTGGTAAAGACAGGACAAATGGATAAAGAGTTTTTATTTCAACTTTTTGTTTTAAAAACAGCAAAATAA
- the rpsT gene encoding 30S ribosomal protein S20 — MPNIESAIKRVKTSTAANAKNSSQMSAVRSSIKKFEQAVEAGADNVEALYKEASKAIDMAETKGLIHKNKANRDKARLSKKIAK; from the coding sequence ATGCCAAACATTGAATCTGCAATCAAACGCGTGAAAACTAGCACTGCTGCTAACGCTAAAAATTCATCTCAAATGAGTGCTGTGCGTTCAAGCATCAAAAAATTCGAACAAGCTGTCGAAGCTGGTGCCGACAACGTTGAAGCTTTGTATAAAGAAGCTAGCAAAGCGATCGATATGGCCGAAACAAAAGGCTTGATCCACAAAAATAAAGCTAACCGCGATAAAGCTCGTTTAAGCAAAAAAATCGCTAAATAG
- a CDS encoding inorganic phosphate transporter: protein MGVIFVNGWTDAPNAIATAVSTRVLKPNVAIWIAVIMNFLGALVMTYFNAQVAETISNIVSFDAQGNLGASQVALAASLFSIVVWAVAAWYFGIPTSESHALIAGLTGSAMALGGLGAVNGQEWVKVLIGLVVSTILGFGGGYLITKLIAIIFRDVPRRKANKFFTVGQAVAAGANAFLHGAQDGQKFMGVFMLGLYYNNLAEKTGGGFTIPLWVMALCSITMGIGTSVGGMKIIKSVGMDMVKLEKYQGFSADVSAAIVLFLASVFGIPVSTTHTKTTAIMGVGASRRLSSVDWRIVKEMIFAWVMTFPGCGLIAYLMAKLFVAIF from the coding sequence ATGGGTGTTATTTTTGTTAATGGTTGGACCGACGCACCCAATGCTATTGCGACAGCTGTTTCTACGCGTGTTTTAAAACCTAACGTAGCAATCTGGATTGCAGTAATCATGAACTTTCTCGGTGCATTAGTAATGACTTATTTTAATGCACAAGTCGCAGAAACAATCAGTAATATTGTAAGTTTTGATGCTCAGGGAAATCTTGGCGCATCGCAAGTAGCACTTGCTGCTTCACTTTTTTCGATTGTCGTCTGGGCCGTTGCGGCTTGGTATTTTGGAATTCCGACTAGTGAATCCCATGCCTTAATTGCCGGTTTGACTGGTTCTGCAATGGCTCTTGGAGGGCTTGGTGCGGTTAATGGACAAGAGTGGGTTAAAGTGTTAATTGGTTTAGTGGTCTCGACAATTTTAGGTTTTGGTGGTGGCTATCTAATTACTAAATTGATTGCTATTATTTTTCGGGATGTTCCCCGACGTAAGGCCAATAAGTTCTTTACTGTGGGGCAAGCTGTTGCTGCTGGGGCAAATGCATTTTTGCATGGCGCACAAGATGGACAAAAGTTTATGGGGGTTTTCATGTTAGGCCTTTACTATAACAACCTAGCTGAAAAAACAGGCGGTGGCTTCACTATTCCATTGTGGGTAATGGCGTTATGTTCTATCACAATGGGAATTGGGACTTCCGTTGGTGGAATGAAGATTATTAAATCTGTTGGAATGGATATGGTGAAGTTGGAAAAATACCAAGGCTTTTCTGCTGATGTTAGTGCAGCAATTGTGTTGTTTTTAGCCTCAGTATTTGGTATTCCGGTTTCTACTACACACACAAAAACAACAGCGATTATGGGCGTTGGCGCTTCAAGACGGCTTTCCAGTGTTGATTGGCGCATTGTAAAGGAAATGATTTTTGCCTGGGTGATGACTTTTCCAGGTTGTGGTTTGATTGCCTATTTAATGGCAAAATTATTTGTCGCTATCTTTTAA
- a CDS encoding DUF47 domain-containing protein, which produces MARRKQYDFLGAMAHLTKNAADAAEVLVQLVKNYSSETLVLEAEKIHDLEKEGDRIVTELTNELYDAFITPIDREDILVIAERIDDILDGINALTYLFENLAITKMRPQTDEFAKMVLVATNGVHTAMQEFPKFKHSKTLKKMIDEVNRVESESDQLYSELKKSLFTEETDVLEIIKWKDVYDRLEQIVNASEDAVDIIDGMVIKNT; this is translated from the coding sequence ATGGCACGAAGAAAACAATATGACTTTTTAGGTGCAATGGCACATTTAACTAAAAATGCAGCAGATGCTGCTGAAGTATTGGTACAGTTGGTAAAAAATTATTCTTCTGAAACGCTTGTTTTAGAAGCAGAAAAAATTCATGACTTAGAAAAAGAAGGCGATCGTATTGTAACGGAGCTGACTAATGAATTATATGATGCTTTTATCACACCAATTGATCGGGAAGATATTTTGGTCATTGCTGAAAGAATAGATGATATATTAGATGGTATTAATGCTTTGACTTATCTATTTGAAAATTTAGCTATTACGAAAATGCGGCCACAAACAGATGAGTTTGCAAAAATGGTCTTGGTCGCAACCAATGGCGTTCACACTGCCATGCAGGAATTCCCAAAGTTTAAACACTCCAAAACATTGAAAAAAATGATTGATGAAGTAAATCGCGTTGAATCAGAATCTGATCAGTTGTATTCTGAATTGAAAAAAAGTTTATTTACCGAAGAAACGGATGTTTTAGAGATTATCAAGTGGAAAGATGTCTATGATCGCTTAGAACAAATTGTAAATGCTAGTGAAGATGCTGTGGATATTATTGATGGCATGGTAATCAAAAACACCTAA
- a CDS encoding undecaprenyl-diphosphate phosphatase, which yields MFLLNILKAIILGIIEGITEWLPISSTGHLILANEFIKLQESEAFMTMFNVVIQLGAILAVIYLYFNKLNPFSPSKSAIEKKDTWNLWFKVIVAVIPSVIIGLPLDDWLDAHFHKFFPVALMLIIYGIAFIVVEKRNKNVTPKCTDLNKFTYKAALIVGMFQVLSLVPGTSRSGATILGGILIGASRFVATEFSFFMGIPTMIGASGLKIVKFILHGNSFSFQSTIVLLVGTAVSFIVSVLAIKFLMSYIKKNDFTIFGWYRIVLGVILIGYWLIAM from the coding sequence ATGTTTTTGCTTAACATTTTAAAAGCAATTATCTTAGGGATCATTGAAGGGATCACGGAATGGTTGCCGATTAGTAGTACTGGACATTTAATCTTGGCCAATGAATTTATTAAGTTGCAAGAATCAGAAGCATTTATGACGATGTTCAATGTCGTCATTCAATTAGGTGCAATACTAGCAGTGATTTATCTTTATTTTAATAAATTAAATCCTTTTTCTCCTAGTAAAAGTGCTATTGAGAAAAAAGATACTTGGAATCTTTGGTTCAAAGTTATTGTAGCCGTTATTCCTTCTGTTATTATTGGATTACCTTTAGATGATTGGTTGGATGCACACTTCCATAAATTTTTTCCGGTTGCACTCATGTTAATTATTTATGGGATTGCGTTTATCGTTGTAGAAAAACGTAACAAAAACGTAACACCAAAATGTACGGATTTAAATAAATTTACTTACAAAGCCGCACTAATTGTAGGTATGTTCCAAGTACTTTCTTTGGTTCCAGGTACTTCTCGTTCGGGAGCGACGATTTTAGGAGGCATTCTAATTGGTGCTTCTCGCTTTGTAGCAACTGAATTCTCATTTTTTATGGGAATTCCAACCATGATTGGCGCCAGCGGTTTAAAGATAGTGAAGTTCATTTTACATGGTAACAGTTTTAGTTTCCAAAGCACAATTGTTTTATTAGTTGGTACAGCTGTATCTTTCATTGTTTCCGTTTTAGCAATTAAATTCTTAATGAGTTATATTAAGAAAAACGACTTTACTATATTCGGTTGGTACCGCATTGTCCTAGGTGTTATTCTTATTGGCTATTGGTTAATTGCTATGTAA
- a CDS encoding histidine phosphatase family protein, which yields MEKVELYVIRHGKTMFNALQRAQGWCDTPLTEKGAEMIHYLGLGLKETDFVEAVSSDSGRAIETMRIILGEHKTGSKISYSVDNRIREWCWGSLEGGYDSEMWGVLPRILNFKDSAEMWETNISFKKIAEAVKDADTANWAEDFETIKTRVLSGFEDIAHRIQKKGGGKAIIVSHGFTIAFLLNLIDETQPVRVDLQNGSVTRISYDENGNFNIEEVGSTNFIEEGKKISKNLLA from the coding sequence ATGGAAAAAGTTGAACTATATGTTATTCGCCACGGTAAAACGATGTTTAATGCACTTCAACGGGCTCAAGGTTGGTGTGATACACCGTTAACTGAAAAAGGGGCAGAAATGATTCATTACTTAGGTCTTGGCCTAAAAGAAACAGACTTTGTTGAAGCTGTCTCTAGTGATTCCGGCCGAGCAATTGAGACAATGCGCATCATCTTAGGGGAACATAAAACTGGCAGTAAAATTTCCTATTCTGTAGATAACCGAATCAGAGAATGGTGTTGGGGTTCATTAGAAGGCGGCTATGATTCTGAAATGTGGGGCGTGTTACCACGGATTTTAAATTTTAAAGATAGCGCAGAGATGTGGGAAACAAATATTTCTTTTAAAAAAATAGCTGAAGCAGTTAAAGACGCTGACACCGCTAATTGGGCAGAAGATTTTGAAACAATTAAAACTCGTGTACTTTCTGGTTTTGAAGACATTGCCCATCGCATTCAAAAAAAAGGCGGTGGTAAAGCTATCATTGTTTCTCACGGTTTTACAATTGCCTTTTTGCTCAATTTAATTGATGAAACACAACCAGTCCGGGTAGACTTGCAAAATGGCAGCGTCACTCGTATAAGCTATGATGAAAATGGTAATTTCAACATTGAAGAAGTTGGATCGACTAATTTTATCGAAGAAGGCAAAAAGATTTCAAAAAATCTTTTAGCATAA